A stretch of the Polaribacter pacificus genome encodes the following:
- a CDS encoding FixH family protein yields the protein MKIKMNWGFGVVAAFVLFIGFILYFVISMGTSKNLEYDLVSKDYYKDELKFQDQINANKNSKNLKQDLTILKTKEGLKIMFPKEMETKKIEGKVFLYRPSNKQLDFETPIVVSDSSYLLMPDKRLLGGRWNITVSWSYKDQKYLFKKELFY from the coding sequence ATGAAAATTAAAATGAATTGGGGATTTGGAGTTGTTGCTGCCTTTGTGTTGTTTATTGGTTTTATTCTCTATTTTGTAATTAGTATGGGGACTAGTAAGAATCTTGAATATGATTTGGTTTCTAAAGACTATTATAAAGATGAGTTAAAGTTTCAAGATCAAATTAATGCCAATAAGAATTCGAAAAATCTAAAACAGGATTTAACTATTCTAAAAACCAAAGAAGGATTAAAGATTATGTTTCCAAAAGAGATGGAAACTAAAAAAATAGAAGGTAAAGTGTTCCTATACAGACCATCTAATAAACAATTGGATTTTGAAACACCTATAGTTGTTTCTGATTCATCTTATTTGCTCATGCCTGACAAACGTTTATTGGGTGGTCGTTGGAACATTACTGTTTCTTGGTCCTACAAAGATCAAAAATATTTATTTAAGAAAGAACTTTTTTATTAA
- the ccoN gene encoding cytochrome-c oxidase, cbb3-type subunit I, which produces MEIQQFYYDNKIVKKFLYATLLWGIVGFSVGLLLAFMFLFPNLTDDISWLSFGRLRPLHTNAVIFAFVGNAIFAGVYYSLQRLLKARMASNFLSNFNFWGWQAIIVAAAITLPLGYSTSKEYAELEWPIDIAIALVWVAFGANMIWTILQRRQRHLYVAIWFYLATFVTVAVLHIFNSLAIPVTAFKSYSVYAGVQDALVQWWYGHNAVAFFLTTPFLGLMYYFVPKAANRPVYSYKLSIVHFWSLIFIYIWAGPHHLLYTSLPNWAQNLGVAFSVMLLAPSWGGMINGLLTLRGAWDKVRTDPVLKFMVVAITGYGMATFEGPMLSLKNVNAIAHFSDWIIAHVHVGALAWNGFLAFGMIYWMVPRLFKSELYSKALANVHFWIGTLGIILYALPMYVAGFVQASMWKQFNPDGTLTYGNFLETVKEIIPMYWMRAIGGSLFILGALVMLYNIIQTIRKGSAVVDELAEAPALEKVSKHRTSGEGWHTWLERKPVKLTIYATIAILIGGIVQIVPTLLVKSNIPTISSVKPYTPLELEGRDLYIREGCVGCHSQMVRPFRSEVERYGEYSKAGEFVYDHPFLWGSKRTGPDLHRVGGKYSDNWHLNHMYDPQSTSSGSIMPGYKWLIRNKLDKSDTEAKMKTMVTLGVPYTEEDIANAQANMTEQGTQIEQNLYSDPDFVKSYESDKKYAQDNGLPFVEMKDREIVALIAYLQRLGTDIKVKDLEALLINKK; this is translated from the coding sequence ATGGAAATTCAACAGTTTTATTACGATAATAAGATCGTAAAAAAATTCCTTTACGCCACATTATTATGGGGGATTGTAGGGTTCTCTGTAGGGCTTTTGTTGGCCTTTATGTTTTTGTTCCCAAACCTAACCGATGACATTTCGTGGTTGAGTTTTGGGCGATTAAGACCTTTACATACCAATGCTGTAATTTTTGCCTTTGTAGGAAATGCAATATTTGCTGGGGTGTATTATTCATTACAGCGATTGTTAAAGGCGAGAATGGCCAGTAACTTTTTAAGTAATTTTAATTTTTGGGGTTGGCAAGCAATCATTGTCGCAGCAGCAATAACACTCCCTTTAGGATACTCTACATCTAAAGAATATGCAGAACTTGAATGGCCAATAGATATTGCTATTGCCTTAGTTTGGGTTGCATTTGGAGCTAATATGATCTGGACTATCTTACAAAGAAGACAACGTCATTTGTATGTAGCCATTTGGTTTTATTTAGCAACTTTTGTTACTGTTGCAGTCTTGCATATCTTTAATAGTTTAGCAATCCCAGTAACTGCTTTTAAAAGTTATTCTGTTTATGCAGGTGTACAAGATGCTTTAGTTCAATGGTGGTATGGTCATAATGCGGTAGCATTCTTTTTGACCACTCCGTTTCTTGGATTGATGTATTACTTTGTGCCTAAAGCAGCCAATAGACCAGTGTACTCATATAAGTTGTCTATTGTACACTTTTGGTCGCTGATTTTTATTTATATCTGGGCAGGACCTCACCATCTATTGTATACATCATTGCCAAACTGGGCTCAAAACCTAGGGGTTGCTTTTTCTGTAATGCTATTAGCACCTTCTTGGGGAGGGATGATCAATGGATTATTAACCTTGAGGGGCGCTTGGGATAAAGTGCGTACAGATCCTGTTTTAAAATTTATGGTAGTAGCAATTACCGGTTATGGTATGGCTACTTTTGAAGGACCGATGTTGTCTTTAAAGAATGTAAATGCAATTGCCCACTTTAGTGATTGGATTATTGCTCACGTGCATGTTGGAGCTTTGGCTTGGAATGGATTTTTAGCCTTCGGTATGATTTACTGGATGGTGCCAAGGTTGTTTAAATCAGAATTGTATTCTAAGGCTTTAGCAAATGTGCATTTCTGGATCGGGACCTTAGGGATTATTCTATATGCCTTGCCAATGTATGTAGCAGGTTTTGTTCAAGCTTCTATGTGGAAACAATTTAACCCAGACGGAACTCTTACTTATGGTAACTTTTTAGAAACCGTTAAAGAAATTATCCCAATGTACTGGATGCGTGCAATTGGAGGAAGTTTATTTATTTTGGGAGCTCTAGTGATGCTTTATAATATTATTCAAACCATTAGAAAAGGAAGTGCGGTTGTTGATGAGTTGGCAGAAGCACCTGCCTTAGAAAAAGTATCTAAACACAGAACTAGTGGAGAAGGATGGCACACTTGGTTAGAGCGTAAGCCTGTTAAATTAACCATCTATGCTACTATTGCAATTTTAATAGGAGGTATCGTTCAGATTGTACCAACCTTGTTGGTAAAATCAAACATTCCTACGATTAGCAGTGTTAAGCCATATACGCCTTTAGAATTAGAAGGTAGAGATTTATACATCCGTGAAGGATGTGTGGGGTGTCACTCACAAATGGTACGACCTTTTAGAAGTGAGGTGGAGCGCTACGGTGAATACTCAAAAGCAGGTGAGTTTGTTTATGATCATCCATTTTTATGGGGTTCTAAACGTACTGGTCCTGATTTGCATAGAGTTGGAGGGAAATACTCTGATAACTGGCACTTAAACCATATGTATGATCCTCAAAGTACATCATCAGGTTCTATTATGCCAGGCTATAAATGGTTAATCCGTAATAAGCTTGATAAAAGTGATACTGAAGCTAAAATGAAAACCATGGTTACTCTAGGAGTACCTTATACAGAAGAAGATATCGCTAATGCGCAAGCAAATATGACAGAACAAGGAACTCAAATAGAGCAAAACCTTTATTCTGATCCAGATTTTGTTAAGAGTTACGAGTCTGATAAAAAATATGCTCAAGACAACGGCTTGCCTTTTGTTGAGATGAAAGATCGTGAGATTGTCGCTTTAATTGCTTACCTGCAACGTCTAGGTACAGATATTAAAGTAAAAGATTTAGAAGCGCTATTAATTAATAAAAAATAA
- the ccoS gene encoding cbb3-type cytochrome oxidase assembly protein CcoS, whose product MSVIYLLLALSILVAIIFFVAFIYSVKRGQYDDSYTPSVRMLFDDELVKPNTTSNKTN is encoded by the coding sequence ATGAGCGTAATATATTTACTACTTGCACTAAGTATCTTAGTTGCTATCATTTTTTTCGTAGCATTTATTTATTCGGTAAAAAGAGGTCAGTACGATGATTCGTATACGCCCTCTGTTCGTATGCTCTTTGATGATGAGTTGGTTAAACCCAACACCACTAGCAATAAAACTAACTAG
- a CDS encoding CcoQ/FixQ family Cbb3-type cytochrome c oxidase assembly chaperone: protein MLKFVKNHMESITGIEIYPLISLLIFFTFFVVLFWWVFSAKKEYINEVSKIPLDQ, encoded by the coding sequence ATGTTGAAATTTGTAAAAAACCACATGGAAAGTATTACAGGAATAGAGATCTATCCTTTAATTTCTCTACTGATTTTTTTTACTTTTTTTGTTGTCCTATTTTGGTGGGTCTTTAGTGCAAAAAAAGAATATATTAATGAGGTTAGTAAGATACCCTTAGATCAATAA
- a CDS encoding sulfite exporter TauE/SafE family protein produces the protein MLFSAIIFGLLGSFHCIGMCGPIAFMLPVDRNNPTKRFLQITMYHFGRLLTYALLGLLFGLLGKGFYLFGFQQQLSIVIGVLMILMVLLPKKLLNKYSISTPIYKAFSGVKNALGKELKKKRVDTFFTIGFLNGFLPCGLVYMAIFASIATANALQGSIYMFLFGLGTIPLMTAFVYLGNFTSGMFRKRIQQFIPFAVCVIAVLFILRGLGLGIPYVSPKPVVDLVENNLVCLL, from the coding sequence ATGCTTTTTTCAGCCATCATATTTGGGTTATTAGGAAGTTTTCATTGTATTGGAATGTGTGGGCCTATTGCTTTTATGCTTCCTGTTGATAGAAACAATCCAACCAAACGGTTTTTGCAAATAACCATGTATCACTTTGGAAGATTGCTAACCTATGCGCTTTTAGGCTTGCTTTTTGGTTTGCTAGGGAAAGGGTTTTACTTGTTTGGATTTCAACAGCAACTGTCAATTGTTATTGGAGTACTCATGATACTTATGGTGCTGCTGCCAAAAAAACTACTGAATAAATACAGTATTAGCACTCCTATTTACAAGGCTTTTTCTGGAGTAAAGAACGCTTTAGGAAAAGAGCTTAAGAAGAAGCGAGTTGATACCTTTTTTACCATTGGTTTTTTAAATGGCTTTTTACCATGTGGTTTGGTCTATATGGCCATCTTTGCATCTATTGCCACAGCGAATGCATTGCAAGGAAGTATTTATATGTTTCTTTTTGGTTTAGGGACCATTCCGCTGATGACTGCTTTTGTTTATTTAGGAAATTTTACCAGCGGTATGTTTCGAAAACGCATTCAGCAATTTATTCCGTTTGCGGTTTGTGTCATTGCGGTTCTTTTTATTTTAAGAGGCCTAGGTCTGGGTATTCCTTACGTTTCTCCGAAACCCGTTGTTGATTTGGTAGAAAATAACTTAGTCTGTCTCCTTTAA
- a CDS encoding cbb3-type cytochrome c oxidase N-terminal domain-containing protein produces MKKYSLAIVLVLFVFCVPLVFTEIANSYKEPFNILDNPLPSLVLTVFSLVLITLAWVLVMALKKVELLQNEKDGVTPEVASSSFMTWWRQLMQKWTKSKSMEQESEIVLDHNYDGIRELDNTLPPWWVYMFYASILFAIVYLVRFEVFDGDTPEMEYKKAVAEARASLEKYKETATDLIDASTVTLLTDEKDLKRGKAVFNLNCAACHLADGGGSIGPNLTDEYWILGGGIKNVYTTISEGGRDGKGMISWKNTLKPQDMAKVASYVLSLQGTTPATAKKAEGDLWKEE; encoded by the coding sequence ATGAAAAAATATAGTTTAGCAATTGTATTGGTACTCTTTGTCTTTTGTGTTCCTTTAGTCTTTACAGAGATAGCGAATAGTTACAAAGAACCATTTAATATTTTAGATAATCCATTACCGTCATTAGTACTTACTGTTTTTAGTTTGGTACTAATTACCTTAGCTTGGGTGTTGGTGATGGCTCTTAAAAAAGTAGAGCTACTCCAAAATGAAAAGGATGGAGTTACTCCAGAGGTCGCTAGTTCTAGTTTTATGACTTGGTGGAGACAGTTGATGCAGAAATGGACCAAATCAAAATCTATGGAACAAGAGTCTGAGATTGTTCTAGATCACAATTATGACGGTATTAGGGAGTTGGACAACACCTTACCGCCATGGTGGGTATATATGTTTTATGCAAGTATTCTTTTTGCGATTGTGTATCTAGTTAGATTTGAAGTTTTTGATGGAGATACTCCAGAAATGGAATACAAAAAAGCGGTTGCAGAAGCCCGCGCTTCCTTAGAAAAATATAAAGAAACTGCTACAGATCTTATTGATGCATCTACAGTTACCTTATTAACAGATGAAAAAGATTTGAAAAGAGGAAAAGCTGTTTTTAATTTAAACTGTGCAGCCTGTCACCTTGCCGATGGAGGTGGTTCAATCGGACCAAACCTTACAGATGAATATTGGATCCTTGGGGGAGGAATCAAAAACGTGTATACCACAATTTCTGAAGGAGGAAGAGATGGTAAAGGGATGATCTCTTGGAAAAACACATTAAAACCACAAGACATGGCTAAAGTTGCTAGTTATGTATTGTCTTTACAAGGTACAACGCCTGCTACTGCTAAAAAAGCAGAAGGTGATTTGTGGAAAGAAGAATAA
- the ccoG gene encoding cytochrome c oxidase accessory protein CcoG, whose protein sequence is METPDNETFRDSIGTINKEGKRSWVYPKKPSGRYYKYRSWVSYILLIFLVTAPFIKINGNQFLLFNVIERKFNIFGFPFWPQDFYLFVVSMIIGVVFVILFTVVFGRIFCGWICPQTIFLEMVFRKIEYWIEGDRGKQIRLQKQEWNAEKIRKRLLKWFLFFVISFLIANVFLAYLIGGDEVINYVTGDPFENISTLISLLIFTSVFYFIFAWFREQVCIIACPYGRLQGVLLDNKTINVAYDYVRGEKEAGRAKFKKNEDREASGKGDCIDCMQCVHVCPTGIDIRNGTQLECVNCTACIDECDDMMEKVGLPKGLIRYASEENIAKKAPFTFTARMKGYTAVLAILIGFLIGMLFLRNDVEATILRLPGQLYQHKEGNIISNVYTYKVINKTTRNIEHVTYKLLSHKGTINVVTNLDFTVPKQGLAEGTLFIEINGALLDTDKTKLKIGVYSNGELIETATTNFLGPRSYK, encoded by the coding sequence ATGGAAACGCCTGATAATGAAACATTTAGAGATAGTATTGGTACTATAAATAAGGAGGGTAAACGTTCTTGGGTGTATCCTAAAAAACCAAGTGGGCGGTATTATAAATACCGAAGCTGGGTGAGTTATATCCTACTGATTTTTTTAGTTACAGCACCCTTTATAAAGATTAATGGTAACCAGTTTTTGCTTTTTAATGTTATAGAACGCAAGTTCAATATTTTTGGTTTCCCATTTTGGCCGCAAGATTTTTATTTGTTTGTAGTCTCAATGATTATTGGTGTTGTTTTTGTTATTCTTTTTACTGTAGTTTTTGGGCGTATTTTTTGTGGGTGGATTTGCCCGCAAACCATTTTTTTAGAAATGGTATTCCGAAAAATTGAGTATTGGATAGAAGGAGATAGAGGTAAACAAATACGCTTGCAAAAACAAGAATGGAATGCAGAAAAAATAAGAAAGCGACTTTTAAAATGGTTCTTGTTTTTTGTCATATCCTTTTTAATAGCCAATGTGTTTTTAGCCTATTTGATAGGTGGTGATGAAGTTATTAATTATGTAACCGGCGATCCTTTTGAAAACATTAGTACTCTTATTTCACTATTGATTTTTACCAGTGTTTTCTATTTTATTTTTGCTTGGTTTAGAGAGCAGGTTTGTATAATCGCCTGTCCTTATGGGCGTTTGCAAGGAGTACTATTAGATAATAAAACGATCAATGTTGCTTACGATTATGTTCGTGGAGAAAAAGAAGCAGGGAGAGCAAAATTTAAAAAGAACGAGGATAGAGAAGCTAGCGGAAAAGGAGACTGTATAGATTGTATGCAATGTGTACATGTCTGTCCAACGGGAATCGATATTAGAAACGGGACTCAGTTAGAATGTGTAAACTGTACTGCTTGTATTGACGAGTGTGATGATATGATGGAGAAGGTTGGTCTTCCAAAAGGCTTGATTCGATATGCGAGTGAAGAAAATATTGCTAAAAAAGCACCGTTTACCTTTACAGCTAGAATGAAAGGTTATACAGCAGTTTTAGCTATTTTAATTGGTTTTTTAATAGGGATGCTTTTCCTTAGAAATGATGTGGAAGCTACCATACTTAGATTGCCAGGTCAATTGTATCAGCATAAAGAAGGCAATATAATAAGCAATGTGTATACCTATAAAGTTATTAATAAGACTACAAGAAATATAGAGCACGTAACTTATAAATTGCTCTCACATAAAGGAACAATTAACGTTGTAACAAATTTAGATTTTACGGTGCCTAAGCAAGGCCTAGCAGAAGGAACCTTGTTTATAGAGATAAATGGGGCGCTCTTAGATACTGATAAAACTAAGCTCAAGATTGGAGTTTATAGTAATGGCGAGCTAATTGAAACAGCTACCACAAATTTTTTAGGACCACGAAGTTATAAATAA